Sequence from the Peromyscus maniculatus bairdii isolate BWxNUB_F1_BW_parent chromosome 11, HU_Pman_BW_mat_3.1, whole genome shotgun sequence genome:
TCTGCCTGAGCAGGTAGAGGCAAATGGGACCCAGGGAGATCACTGCTGAGTAGGACCATGCTGAAATGGGTAGCAGCCCGGTGGCCCAGGCTGTACAGGGCTGTGTATACCCACTCTAAGCTTGAACAGGAAAGGGAGACTCTGTAAACCCCAGCAAGTCAGGGTAGCACTAGAAGCTTTAGCTATGGCTTGGAAAGGAGCCAGCTTTGCTAAAACTCCCCCATCGAAAAGTTTCATAACTTAAGGTTCAACTAAACTTTGCTCAGTATGCTCTGACatctctgttttttctttaattatggcTCTATGTGTTTTCATGATCCGTGGCTGCTCACAGCTATACTTCATCTGTTACTGTGACTCTGATCTCAGCTCTgctgccttccttccctgccttaCCCTAATCAAGtctgttgtttccttttccttttgaaaacatGAATACTATGTACTCTCGTATCTTAGGGATTAAACAGCTCTCACATCTTGTACTTCCTGTCTCAAGTCAACCACTGCTTGTCCTTAACTAACACACTGCGGAGAAGAAAATAACACAGAAGAGCCGCCGCCTTCCTGGAGTCTGTGCTCTCCCTGGCTGTAGATATCTGCGGCTGGCTGGAGATTGGCCTGGAACTATCCTTCCCTATCACCCTTTGAAGTAATGTAATTCTATTCAGTTTGAAATCACAATTTAATAATGTTGCCATGCAGTTAGGACCACGAACTCTTGGAGTTCTTGTCTATTGAATGATCTCAGGTAATTGTCAGCTCCCAAGAATCATAAGCAGCAAAAATCTCCTAATAATATCATACCATTTCGTACGATAACCTAGTGCCACATGCTTCAAATTGCTTATAGAGTACAGCACCAATGGAAATAGAGTTACAAATTTGCAACGCTGGATAGGTCTGTTAATTAGGATTATTACTTAGATTCTGAAAAGTGCTCTCATTAGCATCCATTGCTGAACTTTTTGGCCCACTTACCCTTTATTACTTGTGCAGCCCAGCGTGCCTGCAGGTCAGTTGTGGGGATGGCAGCACCAAGGGACTGGACAAGGCCAATCACTGCCATGGTTGGTTTCTCCAGCTGAGGAGGGAAGATGCCTTTGTACAAGGTGACCTCATTGTTTCTGCTTTTGATGATGGAGTCATCCAGGAAGGGGTAGGCATAACCATAGCCTGTTGCGAAGATGACACAGTCAATGTCCTCAAACACAGTCCCATCCTCAAAGACAGCGGAGGTCTCTGTGAACTCCTTCACGTTAGGCTTGATGGTCACAGTGCCGCACAGGATGCGGGCTGGGAGCTCATCATTGAACACAGGCTCTTTCCTGAGGGTTCTGTATGGACAGAAGAGACTGGTCATTGTAACAGTAACATGCCCCTCTTGTCTTAGTCTTTATACCAATTGTGAAGGAAGGAACACAACAATCAAAGAGTTTTCCCTAAGCTATGGAATATCACTAATGCATGTGAAGAATAAAACATATGAATGTAGGAAGTAGGAGAAGTTGCTATCATGCCTATGTCCAGAAAAGTTCTAATGTACCTGGTATCTGAAGTCTTTCATTACTTCCTATTACCCATGAAATTGAGAAGATTCAGTCCTCCTGAATTCCCCATATCTCACTTTTCTCTTCTGGAATGACAATGTCATGTATCTTAGATCACAGGGAGATCTGAATAATATGAGGGATTTTGTAGGCTGTAGCACAGACAAAGCACTAACAGTGTTAACTTCTATTCTTATTTTCCAAACTGGTCATGGTAAGATGGACTTGAAAGGGTGAAAGGAAAACATGAGAGGGCCACACCTGAGTTTTCACAGAGTGGTGAAATGTGAGCCACATGAAGTAATTGCACCACTTAGGTCAAAGAAAATGCTCCTGGGAACTTAGAGAAGGCTAGAAGAAGGGGAGAGTAGTTTGAAGCACTGGCCCCTGGGAATCTGAAAAGAGATCCTTATTTTTGATTCGTAAAATCTCTATACATACGGATTATTCGGAAGTTGACAATGAACTTGAATAGCATGGAAGGAAAGGGCTGTTTATGTATGGCCAAGACAGGAGAAGAAGCTGCAGGAGGAGAAACCGAGCCAGTGAGATTAGGTGGAATTCTGGTGGGAAAAGTGCTAGATTCAACTGCACTTTTTACCTGCCAGTTGTATTAAACTCAATGCCCTCAGTCGTTAAGCACCCCAGCCTCACTGAGACTGCATTTGCCAAGGCTATTAGAATAAAGCCGAAGGGTCAATTATTTTCTTGAACTCACTAGTAACTCCTGACTTAGTTAATTGTGTCTTCCCTCCTGAAACACTGTCTGTCTTCAAAGGTCATTACTTTGTCTTAGTTCCTTTCCTAACATGACTATTTCCCCTCAGGGTTCCCTGTTGCTCTCTTCTTCTCCGACCTGATTGCTGAGCTCAGCCCCCTTTATCCTTCTGCATCTACACTCCTCTCTCAAGGGATGGCATAGAATTTAACTTAGAGTTTGAACCTAGTTCAAGAACCCTCTTAAAAACTGTCTTTATGGCATTTTCACCCCCCTAGCCTGCATTGTATTCTCTATAACACACAGCTTTCTACTAAACATTTATTGTATGTTTATGGCTACTAAGAGTGTACTCTAGTAGGACAGGATTCTGCTTGTTCTGGACCCTGATATATCCACAAATACTTACTTGGGACCTGACACAGTAAATACTTCATTTGTATTTGCTGAGTTAATGAATTTGTAAGAAGTTTGGGATTTGTATGCAATGTTGAAGAAATGCCAGATTCATGTAGAGTGAGAGCATTCTTTGAAGGGGTTGAGAAAAGAGTACTCCACTTTGACATTAAGTGTGAAGTCACAAAGTTTTATAGATAAAAAACAAAGGACCTTGAATCAGCAGATGTGGGTTTATACTGAAGGTTGCTTCTACTTCCTCAATGTGGGACTTTGGTAACATTATTAATTCTATTGTACTTCAGTTTTCTTAGAAAAGCAGGAGAACAAACAGAGCCCTCTTCATAGTTGTGCGAGTGTATGTCATATGCCAGAGCTTAAAGGAGAGAATAGGCAAGACTCTGGTAATATATGAAGTGCTTaaaacaagtttatttttattactgttacCATGGGAACTAATTGCTTCAGTGTTACCTAACTTTCTAGGTGTACAAATCTGGTATGAAGGTTATGTGGAAATCATTCCCAATATTTGCAGTTCTTTATCCTTTGATACAGGAGGTGTGATTACTTCATGAatattttttgatttgttttgaggTTACAACACACATCAAGGGTTGTTGACACGGAAGTAAATGTTAGCAGGCACATTGTGTTTTAGTCCACATTACCCATTTAAAGGCATCAAGCCATAGTTTTCATGCTTGAATCTTGCATTCATCTGCCTCATGTACCACCAGTCAGAGATGGCTGTGGGTAAGTTGTTCTTGAGGAAAGTTTGAAATCGAGTGATCACCAACATGTCCCAGGGGTAGCCATCATCCCAGACCCGGCTCATCACCCAAGATCCACTTCTGGAGCTGATGACGAccttaaaaatacaaatactaaATGTAGTGCATATTGTAAGATGCTCTCTATATCTCCCTATGGGAATGGGCTTGTTACTCTTGCTCTTGggtttttagttttgttctttatttgttttgttgttttcttttaccaGGAGGTAGTAGGAATCCCTCAGCTGCCAGACCTCCTAAAGATAATTGTTTTGACTAAAGAAATGGGCTCCACTCAGGTCTTATTTCCTTTCTGGGTTTTCTGAATTCACTGATTGGTCCATGTAGGACCCTCGTTTCAGCTTGGTTCATATCCATAAGCCCATCAAAGCTTAAGCATAAGGAAAAAAGAAGCTATCTttcctttctgggagatattgaCTCCAAGAGCACTTTTAGACAAGCTTCCTCTGCTCTAATATGCTTCTAAAAGTTGGCTACCCTATTGCTGCTGACAGGAACCAGCTTATTTCAGTCATGTCTTACTTAGCACAGGTGACAGTCAGTATGACTTCCAATCATATTTCTTTGGGTGCTTATCCAACTACTGATAGCTACAGAGAAGCAGTTATGATCCCCAAATAGGCATTGGTGTAAAATAAGGCAAGCAAATTGCGATCAGGACACCATAGGCACAAATCCTGGCCCTCCTACCTCGATGTGACACAGGGAAGATTACTTTAACTTCACTGATCTTGTTTCCCCCTTCTAAACCAGAAAGGAACATCATCTACCACTTCAGATTTTCATGAGGGTCAATTCAGCATGATAACCTGTTTCATATGGCTGATATCATCATCTCACATATAATGTGATCAGtaaatcctttcctttctcttccattaaTTCCTAACAGTAGGTCTTTaggtttcttctatttatttcttcttttcgtTTTAAATTATGTAATGCCATTATGCAAAAAACTAGCTAGAAAAGAAATGTACCTTGAGAGCTTCAGAAATTGGTTTTCTTCCCTGTAATTCGTTCCATATGCAGACATAAATATCACCCTGGTTCATCCTATTGCTCTTAGTTTGAAAACCTTAAACGATACACTTTTCCTTATGAAtaatccatgtttttttttcagttctgcactgaagtctttgagaaaaatcactcACTGGGACTGCAACCTTTCTTTCCTATCTCAGTTCCTGTAGCTGCTCTGCTCTTGGATCTGAAGCTCtgaatttcatttctcttgttttctcccGCTCCGATCTTAAGTTCCTCTGAGCTTTCTAAGAAGTTGCTGATATTTCTGTCTtcaattatctttttttccccaatgggAAAAGTAAGATTCAATGACTCTTTACCTACAGTCAAAGGCACTCACTTACACGGGAGCATTAAAGCACCTTGATAGATTATATCCGTTGTTGATATTAAGAACTTTTATTTCAGCAAGATGAGTCAGTAGTTGTCAAATACACAGTACTGATTCCTGTCTTCATGCTTTGCTATCATTCCCCTTTCTAAGAACAGCTTCTGCCACTATTGCaactatatatatttgtatatatttttatatttctctttcaaaaatgGGTTCAGGACCATCTCCATTGTGTTGCCTCTGAGTCTGGAATGTTGTAGGCATTTAGTGTCAGAATCATCCATTTATCTTTTATCCCAGTGCTAGCTCTTACACTGTTGTCATGCATTTTGCTTATCTCTTGAGAATGTCTgtgtgccattgtgtgtgtgtgtgtgtgtgtgtgtgtgtgtgtgtgtgtgtgtgtgtgtgtgtgtgttttgactaGATTTTATGACCTCTTAAGAAAGAAGGTCATGTGGTTCATTTCTTTGCATGCCTCCTGCTTGTCAAGTGCAGTGTGTGGACAGAGGCATAGGAATAGATTTTTGTGCCATTTGTCCTGACAGGATCATCATACATCTTGACAATAATATCATGGAGTAAAACTAGAAACATACTGGGATGCTCAGGGACCTTATCAGGAGTATATGACTTCAGAAGGACTAACATCTGGAAATAAGATTCCTGCCTTTGGACTTCTGGAAAAGCAACCTTCAAAGTGAGGAGATGACATTTATTGAAAGTCACACCCTAAGGGGATCTtcatcattcctctccatcctcctttcAGTCTCCCTTTTCACCCTTCTTTCCTAAACCCACTGAGATGCAGCCAAGACGCCTTTTGTCAGTTTTTGAGACACCAAGTTTCTCACTTCAAGACACTCTACCTGGAGACCTCTTCTGATACTGTGCTTTTCTCAACTTCTGGTTCTCTGCACGTGTCATCATCTCCAGGGGTCTTTGCTTCCACGTGGGGAGCAGGTCACCCCTATTAATCACATAGAACCTgggctttgtttttcttgctaGCACTTTCCTCAATCATAGTTTACACATTAGAGCATTTACTTAGTTAATATCTTGGAGTTCAAGAGTGAGGGTTATGTGTGTTTAGTTCAACATTCTTTCTCCAATACCTAGGCAAGTGCCCAGAACAAGAAATAACCAGAGATtgaatgcatgcatggatggGTAAATATGCAGCTCTCTGTCAATATTGACCAAATCAGGTTTTAACTCTGTCACATTCTCATTTCTaaattggtttggtttttatctGTTTCATTGATGAGGAGGTCAGAAACCCAGAAGTATAGAACAATTTATCTAGGTGTCTCAGTCATAGCTTTAACCTGAAGTCAACTAGTTTTAGAACaagtgatcacacacacacacgaggtatCAAATGTCTCAAGAAGCTTGTTGGGTAGGAAACATCACTAATGATACCTATAAAGCGATTTCAAATCCCACTTGTTACCTAGGAAGCTGAGGTATGTGAAATATCCCTTGGTTTTCACATGCCATCCCATTCCATAATGGTTTGCAAAGGATAATAACTGTTTCTGTTCCTTTATGATTGTCTGTGGAGTGTGTGGGATACAGTACCTGTTGAGCTGTGTGGCTGAGTTCCGCAGCAATGTCACAGCCTGAGTTCCCCAGGCCAATCACCAGGGCTCGTTTTCCCTTCCACATCCCTGGTTCCTTATAGTCCCTGCTGTGGAAGCATTTGCCTTTAAAACGGTTCAGTCCTGagtgaaaaatgagaaatatatgAATCAATTTGATttctattaaaagaaaacaataaaataaaatatttagtggtcacaaaataagaacatttaatagtcttaataaattatatataacgAAATGTATTTTAATCTGTCTGCTTGTAGTTTAATTAAAAAGACATTAGTGCAGTTTGGGGATGGCTTGAGTCTATTCCCCAGAGGTACATGTGCTGCCAGCTTGGTGTGGATATAAACCTTTAAGGGGTGGTGGCAACTGGGAAGTAAGTTGGTCTTTGAGGACACCACCCTTGGAAAGGAGGGTGGAGCGAGTTTAGTTACACAAGAGCAGTGACTTTTTAGTTCTAAAATAGCAAGCCTGCCTGTTGAATCCCTCTAGCTGCCTTCTCACTTTGTAATCCTCAGCTGCTGGACAGGGCTagttctttttccatttccttacCATGCTGTGATGCaactggggcagggtgggggggatGCCCTTGCTAGAAGGCTAGCCCCATGCTGTTTAGACTTGCCAGTGCCTGTAATTATGGGCCAAATATCTTTTCTCTACAATGTCTCAATTGCCAGGCATTCTGTTACTTGGATGAGAAAGTAGACTAAAATAGACATCACTAAGATGTTTATTCTCAACAGATGTGTAGATGACTTCCTCAATTTCAGTCTTACCTGGAAAGGAGTCTTTTGGTAGGTGGGGGTACACATGATGCCCAGAACAAATCATTACAGCATCAAAGACGGCTGTTTCTGTTTTACCATTCTTTTCAGTGGTAACTTCCCATTTGCCAGTAGTTGAGAAATCGGGACATTTATTTATACTGGTTACAAATGTCTAAGGAATGCAGAGAGAAAGCCTACTTTAATATGCTGATAGTagattggtcttaataaaatcatttaattaataaggattttaatttcttaagGAATTTAAAAGTCCCTCAGAAGAAATAAGAACATTagattgtgtatgtatgtatatatatatatatatatatatatatatatatatatatatatatgtgtgtgtgtgtgtgtgtgtgtgtgtgtgtgtgtgtgtgtgttcttcggcttgtttttaaatatttttcattgtttactGCAAATGGTTACATTTATGGTCTCACAAAAGTATGGCTTTCTATGCTTTATACAAAAAGTCTAACTAATATATAGTTctaaatgttttgtatttttttccattaaactTATTTTGGACACAGGGACTATTTAGAAAGTAAATTTACAAACCCATAGatattttgtatctgtttttTTTGTTACTGGTTTCTAAGTTGTTGCCATTTTGATGTTAGAACTATATGTGATATAGTTGCATATTTCTGACAGATTCATGAGAGAAAAATAGTGTTCACAAATCTACAATTAGAGAAAGCAAACTGTTAAAAATATTGATGACAGAAAGGGACCCTAGGGGAAAGATGGGAAAAGAGCCACCGCCATGGACTTCCTGATTGCTCTGTCTGACACTGCTTGGCGGATAGCACCTTACCTCAAATTGTATGTATTTTAGAAGGTTCTTTTCTTTGGCAAATGAAACGATGTATTCTTGGAGCTTGCTGTTATGCATAAAGTTGGGGAAGTCATCAGGATAGGGGAAGTCTGGAAAGCACATCATTTCTTTGGAAGAGTTGGTGAAGACTGATCGGTAAATGCTAGCCCTGCCCTCTTCTGTATGGTCCTGTGAATGAAATTTCCAGATGGAGGAAGATTGGTAAGTGAGTATACAGTTCTTGTTTATATTCAGTTCCAAGTCATTATAGTAAGTTGAATTGTCCTTTACCCACTAGTGAATCTGATAAGATGATAAGTAAATATGAATTTGCCCTAAACAATTTACCAAGGCGATTTAGAATGTGGAAGCACATActtaatctattttctttttaagggacacaacttcttcattttcttttagaagtACACAACtagaatttttattatataacatATGGTGATGGCTGTTTTCATAGCTCAACTccacaggatttcactatgtcaCCAACTCATGAACATGAGCAACTAGCAGTCAATTTGATTTGCAAAAACAGTGATAGGCAATTGGCACTATCTATAAGATTTGTAAATGTGAGCATTTTAAATCCTAATCTCTCAAAATTGAATGTAAAGTTGTACTGCTTATTTTGAACCAAGCATATTGAATTTACGAGCATTGCCTGCCCAATGAGCATTTATGTAGGTAGCAGAGTTTCAACTTGTAGAAATATAGAAATGTTTGCATtggtaatattttttaatttaattaattaatttgtttattttacagcctgaccacagtttcctctccttattctcctctcattcccgcccccttccctctgctcacCCTTAATCacatcctcttctgtttctgttcagaaagagacaggcctcccatgggtatcaataaagcatggcatgtcaagttgtggtaagactaagcacctccccttgtattaaggctgggcaagatgatccagtatgaggaataggtttccaAGAGTCAGCCAAAGCATTAGAGACAGCCACTTCTCCCATTGTTGgaagtcccacaagtagaccaagctacacaattgtcataTATATTTAGAGGGCTTAGGTcacctatatatttatatatttagggcttggttcagactctgtgagttcttatgagccaggttagttgtttctgtggttttcttataatgtccttgacccctctggctcctacaatccttccccctctcttcagca
This genomic interval carries:
- the LOC102905655 gene encoding flavin-containing monooxygenase 3 isoform X2 gives rise to the protein MNSELLKEPMKKKVAIVGAGVSGLASIRSCLEEGLEPTCFERSDDVGGLWKFSDHTEEGRASIYRSVFTNSSKEMMCFPDFPYPDDFPNFMHNSKLQEYIVSFAKEKNLLKYIQFETFVTSINKCPDFSTTGKWEVTTEKNGKTETAVFDAVMICSGHHVYPHLPKDSFPGLNRFKGKCFHSRDYKEPGMWKGKRALVIGLGNSGCDIAAELSHTAQQVVISSRSGSWVMSRVWDDGYPWDMLVITRFQTFLKNNLPTAISDWWYMRQMNARFKHENYGLMPLNGTLRKEPVFNDELPARILCGTVTIKPNVKEFTETSAVFEDGTVFEDIDCVIFATGYGYAYPFLDDSIIKSRNNEVTLYKGIFPPQLEKPTMAVIGLVQSLGAAIPTTDLQARWAAQVIKGTCILPSVKDMMDDIDEKMGKKLKWFGNSETIQTDYIVYMDELASFIGAKPNILQLFLKDPRLAIEVFFGPCSPYQFRLEGPGKWSGARNAILTQWDRSLKPMKTRVVSGVQKPCTYLLRLLAVPILLIAVCLVLI
- the LOC102905655 gene encoding flavin-containing monooxygenase 3 isoform X1; translated protein: MNSELLKVPSIFSFRLPRRLEAETHRRKEDKEKEPMKKKVAIVGAGVSGLASIRSCLEEGLEPTCFERSDDVGGLWKFSDHTEEGRASIYRSVFTNSSKEMMCFPDFPYPDDFPNFMHNSKLQEYIVSFAKEKNLLKYIQFETFVTSINKCPDFSTTGKWEVTTEKNGKTETAVFDAVMICSGHHVYPHLPKDSFPGLNRFKGKCFHSRDYKEPGMWKGKRALVIGLGNSGCDIAAELSHTAQQVVISSRSGSWVMSRVWDDGYPWDMLVITRFQTFLKNNLPTAISDWWYMRQMNARFKHENYGLMPLNGTLRKEPVFNDELPARILCGTVTIKPNVKEFTETSAVFEDGTVFEDIDCVIFATGYGYAYPFLDDSIIKSRNNEVTLYKGIFPPQLEKPTMAVIGLVQSLGAAIPTTDLQARWAAQVIKGTCILPSVKDMMDDIDEKMGKKLKWFGNSETIQTDYIVYMDELASFIGAKPNILQLFLKDPRLAIEVFFGPCSPYQFRLEGPGKWSGARNAILTQWDRSLKPMKTRVVSGVQKPCTYLLRLLAVPILLIAVCLVLI
- the LOC102905655 gene encoding flavin-containing monooxygenase 3 isoform X3, with the protein product MKKKVAIVGAGVSGLASIRSCLEEGLEPTCFERSDDVGGLWKFSDHTEEGRASIYRSVFTNSSKEMMCFPDFPYPDDFPNFMHNSKLQEYIVSFAKEKNLLKYIQFETFVTSINKCPDFSTTGKWEVTTEKNGKTETAVFDAVMICSGHHVYPHLPKDSFPGLNRFKGKCFHSRDYKEPGMWKGKRALVIGLGNSGCDIAAELSHTAQQVVISSRSGSWVMSRVWDDGYPWDMLVITRFQTFLKNNLPTAISDWWYMRQMNARFKHENYGLMPLNGTLRKEPVFNDELPARILCGTVTIKPNVKEFTETSAVFEDGTVFEDIDCVIFATGYGYAYPFLDDSIIKSRNNEVTLYKGIFPPQLEKPTMAVIGLVQSLGAAIPTTDLQARWAAQVIKGTCILPSVKDMMDDIDEKMGKKLKWFGNSETIQTDYIVYMDELASFIGAKPNILQLFLKDPRLAIEVFFGPCSPYQFRLEGPGKWSGARNAILTQWDRSLKPMKTRVVSGVQKPCTYLLRLLAVPILLIAVCLVLI